Proteins from a genomic interval of Candidatus Zixiibacteriota bacterium:
- a CDS encoding co-chaperone GroES, with the protein MNIKPLADRVVVKPLEEAEVKKGSIIIPDTAKERPMQGEIMEAGSGRVEDGKAVPMEVKKGDKILYGKYSGTEITIDDVEYLIMRESDILAIVK; encoded by the coding sequence ATGAATATTAAACCGCTTGCTGACCGTGTGGTGGTTAAACCTCTCGAAGAAGCAGAGGTCAAAAAGGGCAGTATCATTATTCCCGATACCGCCAAAGAACGTCCGATGCAGGGCGAAATTATGGAAGCCGGTTCCGGCCGGGTTGAGGATGGCAAAGCCGTACCTATGGAAGTCAAGAAAGGCGATAAAATTCTTTATGGCAAATATTCCGGTACGGAAATAACAATTGATGATGTCGAATACCTGATTATGCGCGAGTCCGATATTCTCGCCATTGTTAAATAG